A genomic window from Algoriphagus sp. Y33 includes:
- the traN gene encoding conjugative transposon protein TraN — protein sequence MNSNQVKKKVCAVWIIVLLIISAGAQAQSRVPPFETVNIEPLHLAITYHKTTNLVFPYAVKSVDRGSRDVLVQKAKGVENILQVKAGLEDFEETNLTVVTADGQLYSFLLDYSREPKTINLEVGKYRQLNKPVARFLDAGDNEAIVRDVAEQVAVKKTSIRKIKDRRYEMGLRLTGLYIQEDVLYFQLELGNNSNIHYDIEQFRMYIRDKKKAKRTASQELEQLPLQVTGNTKVIRGQSLQTVVFAVPKFTIPDKKYLSIELMERNGGRHLGLKVNNKAIVKALPVK from the coding sequence ATGAACAGCAATCAAGTGAAGAAAAAGGTATGTGCGGTATGGATCATTGTCCTGCTCATTATTTCTGCCGGGGCGCAGGCCCAAAGTAGGGTCCCTCCTTTTGAGACGGTCAATATCGAGCCTTTACACCTGGCTATCACCTACCATAAGACCACGAACCTGGTTTTTCCCTATGCGGTCAAAAGCGTGGATAGGGGCAGCCGGGATGTATTGGTGCAAAAAGCCAAAGGCGTGGAAAACATATTGCAGGTCAAAGCGGGACTGGAAGATTTCGAAGAAACCAACCTGACGGTCGTCACTGCTGACGGCCAACTGTACTCCTTCCTGCTGGATTATTCCCGGGAACCTAAAACCATTAACCTGGAAGTCGGGAAATACAGGCAGTTGAACAAGCCTGTAGCCAGGTTTTTGGATGCAGGGGACAATGAGGCGATAGTCCGGGACGTAGCAGAACAGGTAGCGGTTAAAAAGACCAGTATCAGGAAGATCAAAGACCGCAGGTATGAAATGGGGTTACGGCTGACCGGGCTCTACATACAGGAAGACGTATTGTATTTCCAACTGGAACTGGGAAACAACTCCAATATCCACTATGACATTGAACAGTTCCGCATGTATATCCGGGACAAGAAGAAAGCGAAAAGGACAGCTTCCCAGGAACTGGAACAATTGCCTTTACAAGTAACCGGCAATACTAAGGTCATCAGGGGGCAATCCCTGCAAACAGTAGTTTTCGCCGTACCGAAATTTACCATTCCCGATAAAAAATACCTGTCCATAGAACTCATGGAACGCAACGGGGGCAGGCACCTGGGCCTTAAAGTCAACAACAAGGCTATCGTGAAAGCATTGCCGGTAAAGTAA